From the genome of Raphanus sativus cultivar WK10039 unplaced genomic scaffold, ASM80110v3 Scaffold2557, whole genome shotgun sequence:
aaaacatttctttttttttgtggattATGTTCTCTTCTCATCTTGATTTGTATTCCTTATCACATTTGAATAATAGATTTTGACTAATGCCATGCTATTatactattctttttttttccctttgaaATTCCATTGATCATTGATATAACTAGCATTTACAAAAGGCAGAAGACATACAAAAAAGAGATTGCCTCTGCACCCAAACTTACATCCACATTCCACATCTACCACCAAAACATAGAACAGGAAGAAATCAAAACCAACTTTCATTCCTGAACCGCAGCTCCACACTAACCCACCACGAGAATCCCCACCTTGGTTGTTTGAGTGCTATTATACTATTTAACTTGCAAAAAATaggtttagttttcttttttaagttttttgggTATATGCTGGGAATCTAAAATCTACTTTGCTCTCGAGtcaaccaaaacaaagtttTGAATCAAAGATGATTCAAAACTCTAGAGTCTAGAGTCAACCCTCGTTTGTTTGCAAAACTGGGCCTAGCAATGTATAAGATTGTTTGGGCTTGATTCGGGTCTAAGCCCGTTAAGAAAACGGATCCTACAATGACCTCAGGGAAACGGGTCGGCGAATATGAAACAGTAGAAACTCGAAACTTCGATTTTAGTGTCGCTCGAAATCAAAACTGGAGACATTGATatatcgaagaagaagaagctgaaaatGTCAAGCTAGCAAATCGGATTCTCGTGAAAAGCTAGCTATATATGGCTTCCGTTGCTTCTAAGCTCTATTCAGGTCTTATAACTTCCTCTTTGATTAGAAACTCTTTAACACATATGATGAAAACCGATTCTGATTACTCGTGCTTGTTTTTGGTTCGCAGACGATGTCAGTCTTCTAGTGTTGTTGCTTGATACTAATCCCTTATTCTGGAGCAATACATCGACTACATTCTCTCAGTTCCTCTCTCATGTAAGTAAGTGTTTGTTGTTTGCTTGTGAATCCCTTCGTTTTTTGTATGTTCATGATTTATCTGTTTGTTACGGCTTAGGTGCTTGCTTTTCTGAACGCGGTTTCGGGATTGAATCAACTGAACCAAGTTGTTGTGATAGCTACTGGATACAGCTCATGTGATTACATCTATGATTCGTCTTTGGCATCGAATGTGATGAGCTCAGAGAGCGGTAGTAGAACTGGAATGCCTGCTCTTTTTGGTTCTTTGCTTGAGAAGCTGGAAGATTTTATTGCCAGAGATGAGGAGCTCATCAAGGAGGGGCAGGAGCATCATGATGATGATAATAgaatatcttcttctttcttgtcAGGATCACTCTCCATGGCTCTTTGCTGTATCCTTTTGAATTTATTTAGCATTTGATTAGTAGTATGGTGCTATGTAGTATTCATAACACCATACTAGTAATCTTAAGGCCTAGCTTTAGAAAAACTGATAGCTTTTTTCTGGTCGAGATTTTTGTTCTCGGCTAAACCTAAAGAGTATCTCTAGAGACATCAATGTCTTTTGGTTTCTTAATCTTCACTTGTTCTGTTTTGTCTGATTTTTCCTGTTAGACATACAGAGGGTTTTCCGTTCTGGACATCTTCATCCCCAGCCTCGGGTGCGTGTTCAGTATGATTATACGTCTTAATCAATTCTCTTGGATAATACTTCTCATCTTGATTGCTTTCTAGAAATCTTCTGCTTAGTGTATACTATTCCATATAGACTCGTGATTCCTATTATTTGTTTGCATAGCCCTTTAAGAATAGACTGATTGTGCTATTGGCATGTGTATGAAATACAGATTTTATGCTTGCAAGGCTCTCCGGATGGCCCGGAACAGTACGTTCTcttctttaacttttttttctacTTGCAATAGTTTCTTCTTTGGATGATGTTCTTCTTTTCAGATATGTAGCTGTTATGAACTCTATCTTCTCAGCACAACGCCTAATGGTACTCTTTGTTTTGATTGGTTCTTTGGgatttaagtttttttcaaTAGTTCCAAAGATCTGTACCTTGACCTCAAGTCACTTGGTTCTTTAGGTGCCCATTGATTCTTGTTACATAGGTACACAGAACTCGGCATTTCTGCAGCAGGTAATAACATTTCTCCCTAGAATCTTCTTAAAACTTTTAATCCCTCAATCTATGCACTACATCATGTGTGGCATATCTGTAGGCATCTTACATAACAGGCGGTGTACATCATGCACCTAAACAGTTGGATGGGCTGTTTCAGTTTCTAACGGTATGCTCTCAGCTCAAGTACAAAACACAAAAAACATTACTTGTGTACTCATGTGACTCGTTACATAAGTGTGCTAGATGGCTCCTAACTTTCCTTTGTTCTGTTTTTTGCATAAAAAGACAATCTTTGCCACTGATTTGCACACCCGGAGCTTTGTGCAGCTTCCTAAACCCGTAGGCGTTGATTTTCGAGCATCGTAAGTGACAAATATAGAAACTCTTCCGGTCTTCCTCAGCATGTTCTTTATAAGAGATGTtataatgtgaaaaaaaaatcttgtagGTGTTTTTGCCACAAGAAGACTATCGATATGGGGTATGTTTGTTCGGTATGTCTGTCCATTTTTTGTGAGCATCACAAGAAATGTTCAACGTGCGGGTAAGAAATTTTGACCCATTCTTTCTCAGTATAATAAAGCTGGCGACAAGTTGTCTGATGGTAATATGTTCCAAAAATACTTTTGGAATTTGCAGTTCTGTTTTTGGTCAGTCAAAGCTTGATGGTGTTTCAACTGTGAGTGATAAGAAGAGAAAGGCTCCTGATTCTTAAAAACATCTTTTACGCTGGAGCCACTTGCAAAGTTTGCTCAGTATTCAAGCATCGTAGTCTTTGCGTTGATTTACAAGAATCTATGAACGAACACCAAATTGAAAATCAACTAAATTACAGTTTTGATCAAACCCTTAGTGCCTAgtgattttagtttatttttgcgAACCTTGGTAGTAAGGTAGTTCATGTTAGATTCTGGTTAATTattggcttccaacttaaaaccaattggcaattagtggattgactCTAACTATCTTATCGCTCTGATACTATGTTAGAATCtggttaattatgggcttccaacttaaaaccaattgccaattagtggattgaccctaaccctttatatagtagtagaataattcttatatttcgGATGTGagatgtttctcatcaatagTTCACAAAGAAATCTGGACTTCTCAATCCAATGAACTGAACGAATCAGATAGCTGGACTTTTGGAATTGTCTACTGTGAGATTTCATCAGCAATGGTTCTTCATAAGATTCTCTGAAATAATCTTTGCATGAATATGACAGACCAAGGAGTCTTGTGATAAGGTACAGTTATAAGACGGTCGCGGATGAAGACTCTGCCTCCTCTGCTGGCAGTTCAGTTCacaccagagagagagagaacacaCCATTTCTGAAACCCCGAGTCCTCGCAACAAACCAGTCGTTTGTCACGAGCAAACAATGTTTTTGGTAACCTTTAGGAGAGAGTACATAGTTATTGATTAGGACTTGGACTGATTAGTGTGAGTAACGAATCCTGTACTAGGTTTCGATATTGATGAGTCAGGGAGATTTATCAATTTGATAACTTTTCTTATCAAACTGCCTTAAACGCTGAATCATGAGGACTCGAACCTTTAATCGTCCTTTTAGACAAATGATGAGATTAGAAAATATGAAGTTCAGATGTGGTCACGGTTTCTTGCGTCCAAGCGAAGGAACCTTAAGACCTGAAACtaaactcttttttctttttgtaacacaGACCTGAAACTAAACTGATGCAACAAAACTTATTATCattaatgaagaaaaagaaatctaagAGGAATCCAATTCCATTTtctattctatatatataaaaaaaatgtgaaacagaaaaacatataaataaataaaaagagggATGGGATGATCTGGCCATATCAAAATTGTGGCTCCTATAGTCTCTGTGATTAATAGAGATCTCGTTGTCACATCTGACAGACACCATATGTATGTGGCTGATTTGCCTATTATCCcaaccatttttttttacaaattcgTTTATGAACTTTGAATTTTCAGTAAAGATGTActagtattatttaattaaattacaaCCAATCATCATCTATTGAATTTATGAGGTATATAAACTGAGGATTAACTCATGATATATTTACTTTTCTCTTGTTAAATCCAAGGTTAGATTCATAACCACTAGATTTATTTTGGGGCAAAGAGTAATTACATGAAAGCTTGTAGAAGACACGGACAGTCAGACAGGGACGGAGATgcataaaagaacaaaaaaatatcttgaCAATAATTACAAAACACTCAATATCTTTTCATAAATTCTAACGTCGCCCCACTTTATCCACAGATCAGATCTCTGTCGACGAATCGCGTGATGTACACCGCCAAGAATCGAGCGTGATGGTTAGGTTAGCTCACAGCCACAGGATTATCTGTATCACCTTCTCGAAATTTCCatagatattaaaataaaaatagcaacTAGCATCTGACGTGGCAAAGCACTGCTATATTAGGACTTGCCCTTTCTAGTATGTTCTTCTCACTGTCTCCTTCCAATCTCCTCTTCtcactattctttttttttttctgacttACTTTCTCGGAGATAATCTTCCTGTTTCCAGGAGTTTGATTCCCCGGGAAAAAGCAAAATTTATTCACACTTTTATCTATTTACTGTTCAGAGATCTGAAGAAACTCTTTTGGGATACTGTTACATGGCTGCTCCGGTAATTAAGTTTCTTCTTTAGGAAACAGATTGATTAATTAAAGATGTGTTAGTGAAGCTTATCGAATTTTTAAGTAGGATATTATACTGAAAGTAGCTTTGAAGGAGAAGCTTGCGAATTGATGGTTTGTTGTATGTTCTACTGGTAGGATCGAAGTGAGGATGTAAGTAGCAATGTAGAGAATGGAAGTTGCAATTCAAATGAAGGAACCAATCATGCTAAGGTATCAGCTTTGTTAAGACAAGTTCCATCGTGGGAgaaagtttctttctttttcttttttcaattgtCTGAACTCTGTGTTGTTCTACTTGAAGGTTAGGAAGCCGTATACGGTGTCTAAGCAGAGAGAGAAGTGGAGTGAGGAAGAGCATGAGAGGTTCCTTGATGCTATACAGCTTTATGGTCGTGCTTGGCGTCAAATCCAAGGTACTATTTGGTTTTTGCTTTTACCAAACCCAACTTTCTGCTTTCTAGCTTGATGTAGTTCTGATTGATTTGTGATCGTTGGTGCAGAACATATAGGTACGAAAACAGCTATTCAGATCAGAAGCCATGCTCAAAAGTTTTTCTACAAGGTCTTGTgtgtattatattatatagatgTTCTTCAGTAGTACTGAGCTAGTTTGGTCTTTGTAAtctgatagttttttttttgtcttttccatTTGCAGGTGGCTCGTGAAGCTGACATTGGTAGTGACGGCTCGATTATGATCCCTCCTCCTCGTCCAAAGAGGAAACCGACGCATCCTTATCCTCGAAAATCGCCTGTTCCATACTCTCACTCTCCTTCCTCAGCTATGGAGAAAGAAACAAAGTCTCCAACTTCTGTGCTATCAGCGTTTGCTACAGAGGATGAGGTCAATCGATGCTCCTCTCCTAACTCGTGTACAAGTGACATCCAGTCCATTGATAAGAAGAATGACTACGCAGTATCCAATCAGTCTTTTAAAGAGGATGATGCTGTAACCGGTTCAGCACCCATCTCTAGCATTATGCTTTTTGGGAAGATTGTGCTAGTTGCAGGAGGATCTAACAAAACATCTTCTTCCAGAGAGGGCGGTGCTAATCATAAATCAATGACGGGTCAAGATTCTAGTCATGTAGATACTGTTTTATCTCTAGGGGTATGGGAAACGTCCTGTACCGGTTCTAATGCATATGGCTCGGTCACCAAAGTTTCGGGGAACTTGGAGAAGAGCGCAGAACCCTGTTATCCTGTAAATGGGTTCAGACCATACAAGAGATGCTTGTCAGAAAGAGAAGTGACATCCTCCTTGTCGTTGGTAGCTTCAGAAGAAGAGGGAAGCAGGAGAAGAGCACGTGTATGCTCGTAGCGCAGGTGCATGCCCTCTTTGTACAGTTGCTAAAAACCACAGTTTTAGGGTTGATGTCGATGAGTCAAAGGTTCCGACATTGTTGGGAGACTCTGAGAACAACACTCGGTCGAACCAAACGCTAATCCATTTGGATATATGAATTTACTTGGTTGTAATGAGGTTTCATGCGCTGTctgacattaaaaaaaaaagacagttcctttttttcttcatcaacaAGTTTATCTTCTCAACCACCTAATTGTAACTCAGGCTTAAGTATCGTTTCCATCTTTTATTTTGTGCGCCAAGCTTAAGCATCGTTTCATGTATAACATTCTCAAGATCTGTCAAAGGCTCTGATTAGGCCTGGGCGTTTGGACAGGTTCCTAGGACCATTTTGGATCTATTAGATACTTTGGTCCGGGTTTGGATTTCTTTTCGGATCAGGTTTAGTTCGGATTTATAACtacaatatttgtaaaatattcataatttcGGGTTTGTATCGGGTCCAAGTCAGATTCTagttattagaattttaaaaataacaaatacgtaaattctttcaaatttagttaaaatatattaatatgtatgtctaaacatttataaaattattaaaattaagataaaactgAAGCATCTTAATAAACCGGTGGATTTAAACTTTGTTTTATATGATCTGATCAGTTCGATTAGGTACTTGTCATCTATTTTTATAGTTCAATTTTTTGATAACACGAAAAAACCATTATTCAAAACTTTGACAACAATGAAAAATTATTCTTTTGcaattctaaattttacatttaaaattttatattatttaaaaagttataaaaataataataaagattgttaacagaaaaatatttcaacaaaatcataaaataaaatatagtaaatagaTACaacaaaatatagttttggatattatttttttagttcagatataaattagtttttatcgGATCGAATCGATGTTTTCGGATTTGAATTTATTCGGATCAATTCTATCTTTTTGGATaggaaattttaaatttaataaatacttataaattttcAGATCGTTCTGATTCGGGTATTTTGAATCAGTTCTGATTCAGGTTTTGGGATCCAAGTTAAAATGCCGAATCCTAGCTCTGATTAGAAAAGAGTGAACAGGCTCAAAACAAGGAAGCACAAACACAAGAAGGGGCTTCAGCTAACTGAAACCTCGTGCAAGGCCGACTCTACTAACATTCTAAGCCCACAAGTATATATGGGCTtgtatttcaaaatttgtggcaggttgctgtttttttttggagGGGGAGATCAAAAGTGCCACGTGGCATCTTGCATGATAAGTAGCGTGCGtcttggagaaaaaaaaatcattgcgCTTCTTCCTAGCTACCGTTGTAGCTACAGATTTCCCTTTACCCGCGACTGTACAACTTCTAatcttctttttaaaaacaacCAAAGACAGAGAGTAGGAACAACACAATATTCAAGTTAAGGCAACTACTAGAAGAAGCAAAAACCAGAGCCGTCAAGACATGGCTAACTCAAGACCGAAGAAGGTTCAGTTGCTCTTCCCCAAATGCGAAGCGTCTGTGTTACCAGACCCTTCTAGTTTCTTTAGCAACCATCTCCTCTCAGACCCTCTCCCTACTAACTCCTTTTTCCAGAACTTCACTCTCGGCAAAGGCGACCAACCTGAGTACTTTCACCCTTACCTCATCAAACCGGGCAAGTCCTCGCTCTCCATCTCCTACCCATCTCTGCTTCATAACTCAGACTTCTTCCACGAGGTTTTCAAATCAGACATTA
Proteins encoded in this window:
- the LOC108835518 gene encoding general transcription and DNA repair factor IIH subunit TFB4 gives rise to the protein MASVASKLYSDDVSLLVLLLDTNPLFWSNTSTTFSQFLSHVLAFLNAVSGLNQLNQVVVIATGYSSCDYIYDSSLASNVMSSESGSRTGMPALFGSLLEKLEDFIARDEELIKEGQEHHDDDNRISSSFLSGSLSMALCYIQRVFRSGHLHPQPRILCLQGSPDGPEQYVAVMNSIFSAQRLMVPIDSCYIGTQNSAFLQQASYITGGVHHAPKQLDGLFQFLTTIFATDLHTRSFVQLPKPVGVDFRASCFCHKKTIDMGYVCSVCLSIFCEHHKKCSTCGSVFGQSKLDGVSTVSDKKRKAPDS
- the LOC130505750 gene encoding protein REVEILLE 7-like, whose product is MAAPDRSEDVSSNVENGSCNSNEGTNHAKVRKPYTVSKQREKWSEEEHERFLDAIQLYGRAWRQIQEHIGTKTAIQIRSHAQKFFYKVAREADIGSDGSIMIPPPRPKRKPTHPYPRKSPVPYSHSPSSAMEKETKSPTSVLSAFATEDEVNRCSSPNSCTSDIQSIDKKNDYAVSNQSFKEDDAVTGSAPISSIMLFGKIVLVAGGSNKTSSSREGGANHKSMTGQDSSHVDTVLSLGVWETSCTGSNAYGSVTKVSGNLEKSAEPCYPVNGFRPYKRCLSEREVTSSLSLVASEEEGSRRRARVCS